The following proteins come from a genomic window of Gimesia chilikensis:
- a CDS encoding DUF2071 domain-containing protein: protein MDKLTFNDELLARQPARGIDVETTLAHFAIITCLIDPALLRPLIHPRFQLDLVEVDGQERALLSVVPFMDQDFRFVRFPWLKWRFGQTNYRVYVTDTQTGEHAAWFIGTSLDSWTVSIPRHLWKLPWHRARIHFDCNYDETARRYTRYRMQTTDSWADAEIELQDTGQPPTELTGFDDLQTGLVILTHPRKGFYYRRDGRLGTYQIWHDRLQTSAGKIDTARFSLLEEMGLVTSGVEPAIHSVLLQHQTEFTIYLPPH, encoded by the coding sequence ATGGACAAACTCACCTTCAACGATGAACTCCTCGCACGCCAGCCTGCTCGCGGCATTGATGTCGAAACCACGCTCGCGCACTTCGCCATCATCACCTGTCTGATCGACCCGGCATTACTTCGTCCGTTGATCCATCCCCGCTTCCAACTCGACCTGGTGGAAGTCGATGGACAGGAGAGGGCACTGCTCTCGGTGGTCCCCTTCATGGATCAGGACTTCCGCTTCGTCCGCTTTCCCTGGCTCAAATGGCGCTTCGGTCAGACGAACTATCGGGTTTACGTCACCGACACCCAAACCGGCGAACACGCGGCCTGGTTCATCGGGACGTCCCTGGACTCCTGGACCGTTTCCATCCCCCGACATCTCTGGAAACTTCCCTGGCACCGCGCCAGGATCCATTTTGATTGTAACTACGACGAGACAGCACGCCGTTACACTCGCTATCGCATGCAGACAACTGACAGTTGGGCCGACGCGGAAATCGAACTACAGGATACCGGCCAGCCCCCCACTGAACTCACAGGCTTTGATGACCTGCAAACAGGACTGGTGATCTTAACCCACCCCCGCAAAGGTTTTTACTATCGTCGCGATGGTCGACTGGGGACGTACCAGATCTGGCATGACCGGCTGCAGACTTCCGCCGGGAAAATCGACACTGCTCGCTTCTCACTTCTCGAGGAAATGGGACTGGTCACATCAGGAGTTGAGCCAGCCATCCATAGTGTGCTCCTGCAGCACCAAACTGAGTTCACAATCTATCTGCCTCCCCATTGA